The Leptospira saintgironsiae genome contains the following window.
ATTTAAGTAAATTAAATATTTTATTAATTTAAATATTTATTTGAATAAAAAATTAATCCGATTTACCTATTATGTCGACTGGAGAATAATGCCTTATGGGCCTCCGAGAAATCAAAAAGGATAGAATGCGCAAATCTATCTCTAATCTTGCGACTCGACTTTTCATAGAGAAGGGTTATCATAACGTCACAATGGCGGAGATTGCTGAGAAAGCCCAAGTCTCCGTGCCGACCCTATTCAATTACTTTTCGTCGAAAGAAGCTTTAGTATTCGATGAAGATAAAGAACAAGAGAAGGAACTAATTGATGCCGTGGTGACTAGAAAACCTGGCACGTCGATCCTGGATGCTCTTAGAGAGTTTACGATCCAGCACGCAACTCTCGAGCCTGAAGAATTAAAAAATTTCAAAACGTTCAATCATCTGATCGATTCCACCCCGGAATTAAGCAATTATGCAAAGTCAATGTGGATGAGACACGAACAAACTTTGGCTTCTACAATCCAAAAAGAAGCTAAGAAGAAGATCAGTAAGATCGAAGCGGAGGCGATTGCTCATTTCTGTTTGGATTCTTTACATCGATCCTTGAAATTCGCAAATCCAAAAGCGAGTATAGATTCTCTATTTTCCCTGTTAAAGAATGGCTGGAACGGATAAATAAATCTTAAACTAAGATTTTATAAAACGATCCCTTTTTCTAAACTTAAGATATAGTTTAAAGCAGAAGATAGATCGGGGGATTCCCAATATTCTTTTCCTTCTAAACTTTTCTTTTCCAGAACTGATTTAGTTTTGCTAGAAGAGATTGGACTTTTCAAATAAAAAGATTCTAACCCGAAAGCAAGTCCTCCTCCGACATCGTCTTTCAAAGAATCTCCAATAATATATGACTTTTTAGGATCCACACCTGCTAAAGCTTTATTAAAGATCAAAGCAGAAGGTTTTTCTGCTCCACTCTCTTCTGAAGTTACTAATTTATATTGAATGTCTTTAGGGAACAGGACGGATAATTTCAGTAATTGAGTTCTGAGAGATTCGTTTGTGATGATAACTAAATCCTGGACTTCCTGCAAAGCTCTTAGTAAAGACAAAATCTTTTTGAACTCAATAGCATTCTTCTTCTTCCAATCTTTAATCCCTTGTAGAAAAAAACTAAAATAAGCAGAATCCAATTTCAAAACAAACGCTGGATCCGATTTTCCAAATAGAAGTTCAGACATCTTCTTGAAATAAAGAATTCGTAGTCGATTGACTGGATTATTTGGAAGTTCCTTTTTAACTTCTGCGCGAACAGCGTCGTAAGCTTTTTTGAATTCTTTGGAAGAAGAGAAACCCAAAACCTTTGCCTTTTTCTCCATTTCGCGGATCGTAAATTCATAGATCCCTAAAGAATCAAAGACCGTATTATCTAAATCCAAAAGAACTGCCATAACTCTAAAATTCCCGGACCGATCGGAAAGCCAAGGAGAGTTTTGGAAAATGTTTAGGAAATTTCTTTTTCCTTGCTTCTTCTTCCCTTAAAACTAATCTGCAATCCGTTCATTTATGTCCGAAGATCGTTTTTCCAGAAAAGTATTCCTTTCCGCTTTAGCATTCTGCGCGGCCCTTTTAGGGATTGGTTCTTATTTCAGATTCAGAAAAAAAAAGATCCAAGGAAGTATATTAGGCCCAGATAGAGAAACTGGTCATAGGATCAGACAAGCAAGGACAGACTTTTCTCCTACAAGTACAATCCAAACAAAGGTGCTCATCGCAGGAGGAGGAATTTCAGGACTTTCTTCCGGATACTATTTATCCCAATTCGGAATTTCAGATTATTTGATCTTAGATCTAGAGAAGGATATTGGTGGCAATTCAAGATATTCCGAAACCAATTCCTTAAAATATCCCTGGGGTGCACATTATCTTCCACAACCAGGTCCTGAGTCAGTATTAGTTCGTAAATTTTTAGAAGAGAATGGATTGGTCCAAGGTAAAGACTCAAACGGAAATCCAATCTATCCAGAAAAGTATCTATGTTTTGATCCGGAAGAAAGACTTTTTTACCAAGGAAGATGGCAAGCAGGCTTAGTTCCTAGAAGAAGTGGAGAACCTGATTCTCAAGAATTATTATTTCGTAAAATTATAAACTCTTGGCAGAACAAAAGAGGAAGAGACGGGCAAAAAGCATTCTGCATTCCAATTGATCATTCTTCCAGAGATCCTGAAATTTTAAAATTAGATAGGATCACTTTTTCTGATTACTTACAATCATTAGGAATCCAATCACCTGAAATTCTATGGTATGCTGATTATTGCACTCGAGACGATTACGGTGGGAATTCCGACAATATCTCTGCTTGGGCGGGACTTCACTATTTCTGTTCTCGTTTAAGAGAAGATGAAGATTCTCCTCCTGTCCTTACATGGCCGGAAGGAAATGGATTCCTGTTGGAGCTCCTACAAAAGCCTTCTAAAAATAAGATCAAAACTTCTACACTTGTGGAAAGAATTCGTAAGAATTCAGGAAGCTGGGAAATCAATGCTTACGATGTAAAAGAAAAGAAAGATATTCTTATAAAAGCAGAGCAAGTGATCTACGCTCTACCTTCTTTCACCAGAAAATATATTTTGGGAGAGAGGGAACCATTCTTACAAAAATTAGAATATTCTCCTTGGTTAGTTGCAAATCTATTTGTGGATGAACTTCCGCAAGGAAAGGGACATCCTCCAGCTTGGGAAAATGTAATTTATAAGAGCAAATCTCTCGGCTATGTTATATCCACACACCAAGACTTACGAGCGCTCAGGCCCCAATCGGTTCTTACTTATTATCTTGCTTTTGGAGAAAAAGACACTCTTGCGGCAAGAAGATCAATTCTTCCTAAAACCTGGGATAATTGGAAAGAAGAGATACTTTCCGATTTAAAAAGGCCTCATCCAAATATAGAAAGTTTGGTTTCTCGAATCGATATCATGACTCACGCACATGCAATGGTCCGCCCTGTTCCAGGTTTTCTTTGGGGAGGAGAAAGAGAGAAATTAGCAAAATCGGAATCAGGAATTCATTTCGCACATTGTGATCTAAGCGGAATTTCCATTTTTGAAGAAGCTTTATATAGAGGATTCGAAGCTTCTAAAAAAGTACAAACTTCCTCCAAGAGAAGTTGATGGAAGAGAAAAATCTACATAGCCCTTGGATCATTTCTAAAAGATTCGATCTTACTTGGTTTATTGCACCAGGACTGATTTCAGTAATTATCGTCTTGGCGGTACACCACCTTGGATTTCCGGAACCTTCTCCGCTTGGTTCTTCCAGAACAAATGGTAATGCATTACCCCCTTGGCTTTGGTTACTTCTTATTCCAGGGATAGATGTTTCACATGTATACTCTACTTTGTTTAGAGCCTACTTCGATAAAGAAGTTTGGAATCGAAAAAAAGTCCTTCTTAGTTTGATTCCATTCCTTTGTTTTATAGCAGCATTGATACTTTACTCTTTCGGAAAATTATTCTTCTGGGGAGCGATGGCGTATCTTGCGGTATTTCATTTTATCAGACAACAATATGGTTTCTTAAGTTTATATGCGAGAACAGAATCCAAGACTGAAAACAAGATACCATTTCTATTGGATAAGATCTGCTTGTACGTTGTGACCGGCCTACCTGTTTTATATTGGCATACGGTTCCAGGTGGAAGGCATTTCGAATGGTTTATGGAAGGTGATTTTTATCAATATCCAAATCATTCTCTTTCAGACTCCATTCGTATATTATTTTGGGTCTGGGTGATAGTATACTCATTGAGTCAAGTTTACCTTCTTCTTAAAGGAAGAAGTATCAGTGTTGGAAAACTTCTACTCTTATTAAACACAGCTTCTGTTTGGTATGTGGGTATCGTATTATTAAACGATGATTTTGCATTTACTCTCACTAACGTGATTAACCATGGAATTCCTTATATGGCCTTGGTATTCGCTTATTCTAATTTCAGAAAGAAGCAGCTTCCTGCCTTCTTCTATAATAGCTTTCGTAACGGAGCACTGGCCATTCTAAGTTTCTCATTAGTATTATTGGCATTCGCATTCTCTGAAGAATGGCTTTGGGATAGTTTTGTATGGAGGGAACATCCGTATCTATTCGGAAACTCTTCCTTAATAAAAGCAGAACTAGGATTGGGCCTTGAGGGAATCTTAGTGCCTATCTTCTTTCTTCCCCAATTCACCCATTATATCTTAGATGGGTTCCTTTGGAAGGGAGGAAAAAACAACTCAGAGCTGGAAGGCTTTATAGGCCTCCGAAATTTGGGCCCATAAAGCCCATCCGAATTGAAAAACGAGTATCTTACGGTTTTCCGATAGACAAGCCCGGTTTTCATCTCATAATGACGAAAAAGGAAAACAGGATCTACCTCAATGATCATCGTAGAAGGAATCGATTATATTGTAATACCTACCGGGGATATAGAAGCCTCTGTAAAATTCTATTCCGAACTATTTGATTTCGAGACGATCGAGGAAAAAGGAAACGAATTCGCAATCATCGGTTTGGATTCTGTGAACATTAAACTCCTCAATACCAACGGAGTTAAAAGTTCTTTAACCGAAGTTAAGTCCCCTGTCCTCAGTTTCGTATTGGATGTGGATGATTTTACCGAAGCGATCGTAGAACTCGAGTCTAAGTCAGTTCAAATCGTAAGAGGACCAGAAACCAGAGACGGAGGAGAGTTCCTTCATTTCTTGGATCCGTCCGGTAATATTTTAGAGATCAATTACAAAGAAGATTAAAACTTTAACGTATCTCTTTAATAAAGAAAAGCCCTCAAATTTGAGGGCTTTTTTATTGGGTTTAGACAAGCGAGCCAAAAGAAGTTAGGAGATCTTGTCTACAAATGCTCCCTTAGTTTTATAAATATCGCCCGCATAACTAGGATTCATTGCTTTTTGGTCAAAGACCTCGGCCTGTTTATTTTCGTAAGGCTTATTAGGAATTCCTTCCACCTTAGGCATTTTACGTGGATCAGAAGAGGCCTTTTCGGCGAGTCCGAGATATATAGAGGTTATTGTTGACATTCAGTGATCCCTCCATTCCGATCCTAATCCAAATCGGAGAATAAACCAAGTATTTTTTTACCCTAAAAATCAAGGAAAAGATACGGTACAATTCCCCTTTCCTGCCGTCACGAACATCTGAACTGTATAATAACTGGAAAAGCTCAACGTAGGTTCGAATACCCAGGTATTTGTATCCGAAAAAGTTCCTACGTCTGTTCTACCGCAGGTTTTAGAAAACTTAGAATAGATCAGATAGGTTTCACAAGCAATCTTAACATTGGTAGGACCCTCAGGATTCAAGTCGATCCTAAGAGCTTTGGTTCCTGTCTGACCGGTAATTTGGAATGTCTTTGAATCAGGATAAGATACTCCTAATTCTTCTCCATATAGATTGTCGAAAGACTTATAACAATCTACGTAGAATGTCCTACCATAACAATTAGTAGCTGTATCCCCATTATTCGCATCGCAGATAACAGGCCCATCTTTGGTGACAAACAAAGTTCCGGTAGAAGCTCCAGCAGGTACCACGGTGACGATCTCTGTGCTAGTAGCACTTAGAACACTTGCAGACACTCCGTTAAATTTAACCGTTGTTAAACTTGTATCTGCAGAAAATAAACGGCCCTTAATTGTGACTGTTGTTCCAGCAGTGGACCCTATTGGAGGAGAACCACTAGGAGGATCAATCTCTGTAATCACAGGATTTCCCAAACCTAATTGGGTAGCAAGGTCCGAGTCTTTGCTCGAAGAACAACCAAGTCCAAAGATAGATAGAGATAAAATAATAGCTAATATCTGAGTCTGAAATCGCATTTTTTCTTTAACCTAGAACCGTTCGCACGTAACGCTTTTGCTTGCCGTTTTTAAAAAACCGCAGAATCTACCCAATTATCGGAAAGATTCAGCCTATCCGGGAAAGATTTTTTAGAAGGCAAACATGAGCGAGACTGTTCTTTATTCCATCGAAGATTATACGTGCATAATTAGTTTAAATCGACCCGAAAAACGAAACGCAATTTCTAGAGAACTGCTCTACCAACTTATGTCTCATATAGAAAGGGCAAGTAAGGACCCAAAAATCCGCGCTCTAGTACTCAGGGGAGAAGGTTCCGTATTCTGCGCAGGAGCCGACCTCAAAGAAAGAGCGGATATGTCTGAGAAAGAAGTACATAAATTTCTGGACCAAGTAGCGAAATGTTTTCTGGCTTTGGAAAATCTTCCCTTCCCAACAATAGCTGCTTTAGATGGAGATGCTTACGGCGGCGGATTAGAAATGGCTTTATGCTGTGATTTTATTCTTATGAGTGCAGAAGCAAAAGTTGGTCTTACTGAAACAGGACTTGGTATTATCCCAGGTGCCGGTGGGACCCAAAGGCTTCCGCGAAGAGTAGGAAAAACAAAAGCATTAGAACTTATTTTAACTGCTTCTGTAATAGATGCACAAACCGCATTGGATATCCAACTAGCGAATTCTGTATGGCATGACTCCGCATTTATGGCCGGAAAAAAGCTGGCCTCCTTACTTTCTGAAAAGGCACCCATCTCCTTAAAGCTTGCTAAAGAAGCAATTAAAGAAGGAGAAGGAAAAGATATAGGAACAGCCTTAAAGATAGAAAGAAAACATTATAATAAAACCTTAAGAACAGAAGATAGGATAGAAGCTTTAAAGGCTTTTAGAGAAAAAAGAAAACCGGAATTTAAAGGAAAATAGAACTCCGAAAAAGGGAGGCGAGACACAAGGCCGACCCGAAAATAGGCAAAACAAGGAAGCTGGAATACGAATGATTCTGACGGGTAAGGAAATTAAAAAAAGATTAGAGAAGGACATCATCATAGATCCTTACTCCGACAATAGATTAAATCCGAACTCTTATAATCTAAGGCTTCATAACGAATTGGTTCGTTATACAGAGAGCCCGTTGGATATGAAAAAATCCAATCCTTCCGAAAACTTGATCATTCCTGATTCAGGACTACTCTTACAACCTGGAGTTCTATATCTAGGAAGAACCGTAGAGTACACTGAAACACATAACTTGGTCCCAATGTTAGAAGGTCGCTCTTCTATCGGTAGATTAGGAATGTATGTGCATGTGACCGCAGGGTTCGGGGATGTAGGATTTAAAGGATTCTGGACTCTCGAAATTTCAGTGATCCAGCCTCTAGTTATTTATCCTAATGTAGAAATTTGCCAGATCTTCTACCACACTGTCGAAGGTGAGATCACAGAATATAAATCAGGCAAATATCAAGGTAATAAAGGTATCCAAACCTCTATGCTTTATAAGGATTTTGAGAACGGAAAATATTAAACTTCTATCAAGAAGCTTTTCTATCTCTTTCGATCAATCTAACTAATTTCTGAGCGTTCTCGTCTTCTGGGTCCTTCTCCAGAGCTAAATGAGCGTATTCCAATGCTAATTCGAATTGTTCAGTCTGGCGATATAGGTCGGAAAGATTGATCAGATTCATGGAATTATCCGGTTGGAGTTCCTCCATTCTTTTTGCAGCCAAGATGGCTTCGTCCATTCTTCCAATCCTACGATTCGCCAAAGAAAGATAATACCAGTATTCTACTAAGTCGGGATCCGATCCAAGATACTTGTTCAGAACTTCTACTGCTTTGCCGTAATTTTTACCTTTAAAACTGAGAAGCCCGAGTAACTTGGTCACTTTTGTATTTTGAGGATCTGATTTATACAAACCTTCAAGTGCACCAAGGGCTTCGCTCAAACGGCCACCCATATAATCTTCTTTTGCTTTTTTATAGATGAACTTCCAATCGAAAGGATCAGTGATCTCATCTTCTTCTCCGTTTCTTACCGGAGAAGCAACAGGAGAATATTCTATTCTAAGAAGAGAAAGGTCATCGGTTAATTCTCCTACTTTGAGAACTTCTTCTTCTATTCTTTCTAGATTACCTTGGCCTTTTTCCACCATTTGTAAGAAGAGCATCTCGTCTTCATTGATGGTACGGACTTCTTTTTCAGGAGTGAGATCCAAGTCGTCTTTACCGTCAGAACCTATGATCAATACATCACCAGGTTCTAATCTTCCTGTATTGACCTTAAATTCGTATTCTGAATCCAATCCTATCTTTCTAAGAGTAAGTCCTGTTTCTAAGAATCCAGCTCGTCCATCTCTATACATTACGGAGAACGGGTGCTCCGCGTTGAAATACCAAAATTTACCTGTATCATCTTCAA
Protein-coding sequences here:
- a CDS encoding TetR/AcrR family transcriptional regulator, with translation MGLREIKKDRMRKSISNLATRLFIEKGYHNVTMAEIAEKAQVSVPTLFNYFSSKEALVFDEDKEQEKELIDAVVTRKPGTSILDALREFTIQHATLEPEELKNFKTFNHLIDSTPELSNYAKSMWMRHEQTLASTIQKEAKKKISKIEAEAIAHFCLDSLHRSLKFANPKASIDSLFSLLKNGWNG
- a CDS encoding HAD family hydrolase; the encoded protein is MAVLLDLDNTVFDSLGIYEFTIREMEKKAKVLGFSSSKEFKKAYDAVRAEVKKELPNNPVNRLRILYFKKMSELLFGKSDPAFVLKLDSAYFSFFLQGIKDWKKKNAIEFKKILSLLRALQEVQDLVIITNESLRTQLLKLSVLFPKDIQYKLVTSEESGAEKPSALIFNKALAGVDPKKSYIIGDSLKDDVGGGLAFGLESFYLKSPISSSKTKSVLEKKSLEGKEYWESPDLSSALNYILSLEKGIVL
- a CDS encoding NAD(P)-binding protein produces the protein MSEDRFSRKVFLSALAFCAALLGIGSYFRFRKKKIQGSILGPDRETGHRIRQARTDFSPTSTIQTKVLIAGGGISGLSSGYYLSQFGISDYLILDLEKDIGGNSRYSETNSLKYPWGAHYLPQPGPESVLVRKFLEENGLVQGKDSNGNPIYPEKYLCFDPEERLFYQGRWQAGLVPRRSGEPDSQELLFRKIINSWQNKRGRDGQKAFCIPIDHSSRDPEILKLDRITFSDYLQSLGIQSPEILWYADYCTRDDYGGNSDNISAWAGLHYFCSRLREDEDSPPVLTWPEGNGFLLELLQKPSKNKIKTSTLVERIRKNSGSWEINAYDVKEKKDILIKAEQVIYALPSFTRKYILGEREPFLQKLEYSPWLVANLFVDELPQGKGHPPAWENVIYKSKSLGYVISTHQDLRALRPQSVLTYYLAFGEKDTLAARRSILPKTWDNWKEEILSDLKRPHPNIESLVSRIDIMTHAHAMVRPVPGFLWGGEREKLAKSESGIHFAHCDLSGISIFEEALYRGFEASKKVQTSSKRS
- a CDS encoding VOC family protein, giving the protein MIIVEGIDYIVIPTGDIEASVKFYSELFDFETIEEKGNEFAIIGLDSVNIKLLNTNGVKSSLTEVKSPVLSFVLDVDDFTEAIVELESKSVQIVRGPETRDGGEFLHFLDPSGNILEINYKED
- a CDS encoding LIC10067 family putative lipoprotein gives rise to the protein MRFQTQILAIILSLSIFGLGCSSSKDSDLATQLGLGNPVITEIDPPSGSPPIGSTAGTTVTIKGRLFSADTSLTTVKFNGVSASVLSATSTEIVTVVPAGASTGTLFVTKDGPVICDANNGDTATNCYGRTFYVDCYKSFDNLYGEELGVSYPDSKTFQITGQTGTKALRIDLNPEGPTNVKIACETYLIYSKFSKTCGRTDVGTFSDTNTWVFEPTLSFSSYYTVQMFVTAGKGNCTVSFP
- a CDS encoding enoyl-CoA hydratase/isomerase family protein, giving the protein MSETVLYSIEDYTCIISLNRPEKRNAISRELLYQLMSHIERASKDPKIRALVLRGEGSVFCAGADLKERADMSEKEVHKFLDQVAKCFLALENLPFPTIAALDGDAYGGGLEMALCCDFILMSAEAKVGLTETGLGIIPGAGGTQRLPRRVGKTKALELILTASVIDAQTALDIQLANSVWHDSAFMAGKKLASLLSEKAPISLKLAKEAIKEGEGKDIGTALKIERKHYNKTLRTEDRIEALKAFREKRKPEFKGK
- the dcd gene encoding dCTP deaminase, which codes for MILTGKEIKKRLEKDIIIDPYSDNRLNPNSYNLRLHNELVRYTESPLDMKKSNPSENLIIPDSGLLLQPGVLYLGRTVEYTETHNLVPMLEGRSSIGRLGMYVHVTAGFGDVGFKGFWTLEISVIQPLVIYPNVEICQIFYHTVEGEITEYKSGKYQGNKGIQTSMLYKDFENGKY